One Tepidibacillus fermentans genomic window, GCTTCCATGAACTTTTTAATGATATCCGGATGTTCCTTGATATAGGTCTCATTGGTAATGATAACTGGTGTATAGTAGTCTAATTCTGGAGCGATTTGCCGAAGTTCAATATAATTAATTGGGAACTTCCTTAATTCAGCGTCGATTCCCGTCCATCCATAATAAATCCATTCAAAGTCAACATCACGTTTGGTAATCGTAAAGAAATCTGCATCTCCAACAGTCAAAAATTTTACTTTATTAAAGTCAGCATTATATTTTTCCATTACAGATTGGATAACAGCCTTTTCCGATTCAGCTCCCCAACCGCCATAATTCTTTCCTTCAAAATCCTTCGGTGTTGTAATATTTTTCTCTTTCGGAGATGCAAAACCAGAAGTATTATGTTGAATGATTGCTGCAATGGAAACAATCGGGATTTGCTGGGCACGAGCATTCGTTACTTCTTCTTGGGCACTGATTCCAAATTGCGCCTTACCCGCAGCAACCATTTGCGCTGCACCACCACCGTCAGACGGTTGAACGATTTCCACATTTAAACCCTGTTCTTGATACCATTCCTTTTCTTTTGCTACATATAATCCGGTATGATTTGTGTTGGGTACCCAGTCGAGCATGACCTGAATATTCATTGGTTTTGCTTTTTCTTTTGGTGGTTCTGCTTGTTTGTTATTCGTAGAACAACCGATCATTAGAAACATGAACGCAAGAATAATCGTTAGATTCATCATGAACTTCTTTTTCAACTTATTTCACTCCTAATCTTCTTGATTTAATTTTGCCCAAGGTATCAATTTTTGTTCAAGTAATAATAGGAAGCTAAAAAACAAAATACTTGTTAATACAATAATTAAAATCGCTGCAAATACTTGCGCAGTTAAAAAAGAATGAGAGGAGTTCTTCATATAAATTCCTAAGCCTTTATTTGCACCCAGCCATTCACCAATGACTGCGCCCATAATACTGTAAGTGGCAGCAATTCTTAGTCCTGAAAATAATGAAGGTAATGCCGATGGAAATCGTACCTTTTTGTAAATTTGCCATTTTGTTGCATTCATCGTGTGCAATAACGAGATAAGACCTGAATCAGCTTGGTTCAATCCATCGATCGTATTTAAGACAATTGGAAAAAAGCATACTAAGGCAACAACCACAATTTTGGGCAATAGACCATATCCGAACCAAATCAATAATAAAGGTGCAATGGCAATAATCGGTATCGTTTGCGAAGCAACTAAGATCGGATAAAATCCCCGTTTAAAGAACGAAAAGCTATCGATTAATAGAGCCAAAAATAAAGCGACAATGACAGCAAGCAAGAATCCAACTAGTGCCTCATATAAAGTAATTAGTGTATGGTCAAGCAAGATAGGGTATTGCTTGACCATTGCTTGAATAATATCGGTTGGTGCAGGCAAGATCCAAATATCAACTTGAGATAATCTCACAAAAAATTCCCATAGTAAAAGACCAAAAACAATCATAAGAAGGGCTGGATAATGATTTTTGATCTTCTTCATTCAATCAGCTCCGATATTTTCCAATCTTCTCTTCCATCGTGACTCCTTTTGGATGATAGTCAATCTTAATGATGGTCATCACGCGTTCAGCTCCAGCATCTACACATACTTGTTGTGCTTCTTTTACAATCTCTAATAATTGATCCAACTCTCCTTCCATGGTAGTTTCCATAGGACCTACTTCATACTTCACACCTGATCTTTTAACGACATCAATCGCTAAATCTATGATCCGATAAGTATCTGCATCGGGAACTTTCGGAATGACTTGAAAACTAAGATTAATTACTGGCATTTATTATCTATCCTTTCAAATAGTGTTATTTAATAAACAAAAAAGCTAACCACTCACGGCCAGCTATGAACAAATAAAAGTAAAAATCCCTCCGCTAGCATTACCCAGATCAGGTTTTTTGGGTCGGT contains:
- a CDS encoding ABC transporter permease, whose translation is MKKIKNHYPALLMIVFGLLLWEFFVRLSQVDIWILPAPTDIIQAMVKQYPILLDHTLITLYEALVGFLLAVIVALFLALLIDSFSFFKRGFYPILVASQTIPIIAIAPLLLIWFGYGLLPKIVVVALVCFFPIVLNTIDGLNQADSGLISLLHTMNATKWQIYKKVRFPSALPSLFSGLRIAATYSIMGAVIGEWLGANKGLGIYMKNSSHSFLTAQVFAAILIIVLTSILFFSFLLLLEQKLIPWAKLNQED
- a CDS encoding ABC transporter substrate-binding protein; translated protein: MMNLTIILAFMFLMIGCSTNNKQAEPPKEKAKPMNIQVMLDWVPNTNHTGLYVAKEKEWYQEQGLNVEIVQPSDGGGAAQMVAAGKAQFGISAQEEVTNARAQQIPIVSIAAIIQHNTSGFASPKEKNITTPKDFEGKNYGGWGAESEKAVIQSVMEKYNADFNKVKFLTVGDADFFTITKRDVDFEWIYYGWTGIDAELRKFPINYIELRQIAPELDYYTPVIITNETYIKEHPDIIKKFMEATSKGYEFAISNPEEAANILLKEVPGMNAELVKASQKWLSKKYQEDAPQWGIQKPEVWSNYAKWMADHKLIPSMIDVNKAFTNDFLPKK
- a CDS encoding thiamine-binding protein, with amino-acid sequence MPVINLSFQVIPKVPDADTYRIIDLAIDVVKRSGVKYEVGPMETTMEGELDQLLEIVKEAQQVCVDAGAERVMTIIKIDYHPKGVTMEEKIGKYRS